CTGAAGGTCAAGCAGACAGAACCTTCTGGTTTTAACGTCACATTAGGGAGCTGCTGTTTGCAGCTCGTTAACAGAAAGAGGACTTGGACTCGTTAACGTGATGATGTCATCGGGTACGTTAGGGTTGGACGTGTCAGATTGTAATGACCCTCTGATTGCACCGCGGTTATACGGTAAAATGTACGTTTAGAGAGTGGGTGTGGTCTAATTACTGTAATTTACTGCATTCTgatacatttttgtattttagttttgatttgcCACATCACAAAGtgtttcaacaaataaaaaatggccGTCACGATGATATATTTACATTCCACAGTTTACCGTATAACCGCGTCACTGCCCAACCCTACTGTACGCCTCTTTATGATTGGCTGACAGCGGCGGCGGCCCCCATCCGCAGCAGCTCCTTCCTGTGGGTCAGGATGACATCGAAGCTGGACTGCAGGCGGTTCTGCTGCTCCTGGACCCGGCTCTGCAGCGTTCGGATCCAGCGGATCAGGGCCAGCCGGCGGTACATGGTCAGCTGCACCTGGTGCTTCTCCATCTCCTGCGCCTTGAAGCGCTCGCGGTCCCGCAGCGTCCACACGGCGTCCATCAGCTCCGGCAGCTCGCCCTCCGAGTCTGAGGATTGGTCGTCGTCATGGTTACGCTCCTCTTGCAGGCCCTCcgggtcacttcctgtcagggACTTACGGCGGAAGCCTCTCTGCCTCGCAGCTGCGTCTCTGCTGCCGGTTCTGGTCGGATCACCTTCCTCCTGGCTCGGTTTGGGTTCTCCGACGCCGACCCGGTCCCAGCCCCTCATCAGAGTGGCCTCCCCTCCGCTCTCCATGTTGAGGGAGGACATGCTGGCGCCGGAGCGGCAGCTGAACTCGGACTCTGAGTCGCTGTCCCCCCATTCATCGTCCGGATCTTCGTCACCTTCGTCCCTCCTCTGTTTCTTCCCATCACTCATCATCGCCACCctgccctcctcttcctccatcctCTGCTCCTCCGCCCCGTCGGGGGGAACCCGGCCGTACCCGTCGTCGCCGCTCTCGATTTCAGGGAGGGGCTCCAGGGGGCTCCAGCAGGGCAGGCGGGACCGTGGAGACATGAGCCTCGAGCTGTGGTGGAAACCTGAGGAGATTGGGCTCGGAGGTTCCCGGCCCAGCGCCAGGTTCCGGGGACGAACCTGGTTCCGGttctcatctcctcctcttcctctctttcctGTGGAGCCTTCATCGTGTTCTCCTGGCAGGAAGTTGAAGTTGGTGTCTTTGTTCCGAAGTGAGGAGCTGTTCCTGGAGCCTCCGAGGGCTGAGTTCAGAGGTTGGTCCTGATGGTGGAGCATCACTGACCTGGACTGAGACTCCCTGAGGGGACACACAGGGGACAACGTGAAGACAgggacacaaaaacaggaagtgtcaggcCTAAAACTCTCCATCAGAAGACCAGCAGGACAGTTACTATGGTCCGTATTCCCACTTCTTACCCCACCTGACTTCAGCGGATCGTACCCCACCTGACTTCAGTGGATCATACCCCACCTGACTTCAGCGGATCGTACCCCACCTGACTTCAGCTGATCGTACCCCACCTGACTTCAGCTGATCGTACCCCACCTGACTTCAGNNNNNNNNNNNNNNNNNNNNNNNNNNNNNNNNNNNNNNNNNNNNNNNNNNNNNNNNNNNNNNNNNNNNNNNNNNNNNNNNNNNNNNNNNNNNNNNNNNNNNNNNNNNNNNNNNNNNNNNNNNNNNNNNNNNNNNNNNNNNNNNNNNNNNNNNNNNNNNNNNNNNNNNNNNNNNNNNNNNNNNNNNNNNNNNNNNNNNNNNNNNNNNNNNNNNNNNNNNNNNNNNNNNNNNNNNNNNNNNNNNNNNNNNNNNNNNNNNNNNNNNNNNNNNNNNNNNNNNNNNNNNNNNNNNNNNNNNNNNNNNNNNNNNNNNNNNNNNNNNNNNNNNNNNNNNNNNNNNNNNNNNNNNNNNNNNNNNNNNNNNNNNNNNNNNNNNNNNNNNNNNNNNNNNNNNNNNNNNNNNNNNNNNNNNNNNNNNNNNNNNNNNNNNNNNNNNNNNNNNNNNNNNNNNNNNNNNNNNNNNNNNNNNNNNNNNNNNNNNNNNNNNNNNNNNNNNNNNNNNNNNNNNNNNNNNNNNNNNNNNNNNNNNNNNNNNNNNNNNNNNNNNNNNNNNNNNNNNNNNNNNNNNNNNNNNNNNNNNNNNNNNNNNNNNNNNNNNNNN
Above is a genomic segment from Kryptolebias marmoratus isolate JLee-2015 linkage group LG14, ASM164957v2, whole genome shotgun sequence containing:
- the LOC108249583 gene encoding UPF0500 protein C1orf216 homolog isoform X1, which gives rise to MGCWVLMEAVRAHKQWFGARAREADLIRVYCCCFRRSESAEDVCLFVCLFVTEWEMLTSVLVLIWIRIRVLLHTAMTSDDDDVIGPVMTSHAVRTSDPEPLIQNPWSRTSGPILRESQSRSVMLHHQDQPLNSALGGSRNSSSLRNKDTNFNFLPGEHDEGSTGKRGRGGDENRNQVRPRNLALGREPPSPISSGFHHSSRLMSPRSRLPCWSPLEPLPEIESGDDGYGRVPPDGAEEQRMEEEEGRVAMMSDGKKQRRDEGDEDPDDEWGDSDSESEFSCRSGASMSSLNMESGGEATLMRGWDRVGVGEPKPSQEEGDPTRTGSRDAAARQRGFRRKSLTGSDPEGLQEERNHDDDQSSDSEGELPELMDAVWTLRDRERFKAQEMEKHQVQLTMYRRLALIRWIRTLQSRVQEQQNRLQSSFDVILTHRKELLRMGAAAAVSQS
- the LOC108249583 gene encoding UPF0500 protein C1orf216 homolog isoform X2, encoding MGESQSRSVMLHHQDQPLNSALGGSRNSSSLRNKDTNFNFLPGEHDEGSTGKRGRGGDENRNQVRPRNLALGREPPSPISSGFHHSSRLMSPRSRLPCWSPLEPLPEIESGDDGYGRVPPDGAEEQRMEEEEGRVAMMSDGKKQRRDEGDEDPDDEWGDSDSESEFSCRSGASMSSLNMESGGEATLMRGWDRVGVGEPKPSQEEGDPTRTGSRDAAARQRGFRRKSLTGSDPEGLQEERNHDDDQSSDSEGELPELMDAVWTLRDRERFKAQEMEKHQVQLTMYRRLALIRWIRTLQSRVQEQQNRLQSSFDVILTHRKELLRMGAAAAVSQS